In one window of Gossypium hirsutum isolate 1008001.06 chromosome A01, Gossypium_hirsutum_v2.1, whole genome shotgun sequence DNA:
- the LOC107913465 gene encoding scopoletin 8-hydroxylase: MAPSFDDGNSLFNFVVRDGNGVKGMVDSGLSTVPQAYMQPPIERIDKDRARKHGQPPIDLSKLGGPEHEEVAKQIVRASESLGFFQVVNHGVPVDLLESLKDTAHDFFSLPAEKKAVYRADVSPTPLVKYGTSFVPQKEKALEWKDYISMQYTNDAEALQNWPEEIRDVSLEYLRTSMSMVRNLLQVLLENLGVKPEDSMIDVLVDKKMVNMNYYPTCPNPDLIVGVGRHSDMGTLTILLQDGIGGLYVKIEEDSEFGKKGEWVEIPPVPGALVINVGDMIQQRLHLYLKWSRKMAMLFTKSLYSLII, encoded by the exons ATGGCTCCGAGTTTTGACGATGGCAACTCACTTTTCAACTTTGTTGTCCGAGATGGAAATGGTGTTAAAGGAATGGTGGATTCGGGCTTGTCGACGGTGCCACAGGCTTACATGCAACCACCGATAGAGCGAATAGACAAAGATAGAGCTCGAAAACACGGGCAGCCCCCGATTGATTTGTCGAAACTTGGTGGCCCCGAGCACGAAGAAGTGGCTAAACAAATTGTTAGAGCTTCTGAGAGTCTTGGATTCTTCCAAGTTGTCAACCATGGAGTTCCTGTTGATCTACTCGAGTCTCTTAAGGACACCGCCCATGATTTCTTTAGCTTGCCTGCTGAGAAAAAGGCTGTTTATCGTGCTGACGTTAGTCCGACTCCATTGGTGAAGTATGGGACCAGCTTCGTGCCACAGAAAGAGAAAGCATTGGAATGGAAAGATTATATCAGCATGCAATATACTAATGATGCCGAAGCTCTTCAAAATTGGCCTGAAGAGATCAG ggATGTTTCACTTGAATACTTGAGGACATCAATGAGCATGGTAAGAAATTTGCTTCAAGTTTTGCTGGAAAATTTGGGGGTGAAACCGGAAGACTCAATGATTGATGTACTCGTTGATAAGAAAATGGTTAACATGAACTACTACCCCACCTGTCCTAATCCGGATCTCATTGTCGGAGTCGGACGTCATTCTGATATGGGTACACTTACGATTTTATTACAAGATGGAATTGGTGGTTTATACGTGAAGATCGAAGAAGACTCGGAATTCGGAAAGAAGGGAGAGTGGGTAGAGATTCCTCCTGTTCCCGGTGCCTTGGTCATCAATGTTGGTGATATGATACAG CAAAGATTGCACCTTTACCTGAAGTGGTCGAGAAAGATGGCAATGCTCTTTACAAAGAGTTTATACTCGCTGATTATATGA